tcgaaagcaattttctcaataattaaacacacagtcaggttccagattttcaaatagctgtatctcggccaaatactgtcTTATCCTAACCTAtcctaaattttaaataaattgacccttattaTTGGTTTTGTGCCTTCGTGATGTTTCTAAGTTtttaacttaaatgtatttttttaacttacaaatgacaacaaaatggcttcttttcacactgatttTGACTTGGTGGacagactttttaaaatattaataataaaagtaaaagttaatatttaaagaaataatagtAAAAGAGTATGTCAAActactacattttttaaatctcagcCTTTTAAAGAGATACCAACTAGATTGTAACtggctttaaagaaaaaatccaaattacttaaaatgaaaacatgtttagcgtataaaaaaattaattaatctgtTTCAAGACATTTCATTTGACTTTAATTTCGTAAcgtgtttttgaataaattaaaagataaaataaactaCGTGTCACTGACCCTTATATGTGTGGTTCGAAATCGGGATTGCTAATAATTTAAGAAGACACACTGTAATTTTCTCTACACAAGACGAGAGTATATATAAAGACCTCCATCACTTCCTCCATTCATAAACACAAGTTTGACGGGAGCGCGCACGTTTGCTTTCAGCCTATCAGAAGTGTCCGGGAATGGAGTCCCGGTTGTCCTGACAACGAGCGTCCATAGAAACCAAACTCTGAAGCAAAAGCAATGCAAAAAGGCAAATATTCCAACTCAGGTCTGTTGTTAGATAAAAGCACAATGCAGGACACTCTTGTGCACATTATTAATTTAGGATGCTTGCCAACTACTCCGGTATATTATGACCATCTAACAACTAAAGTTGCTGTGCATATTGAGTTGTGCAAACTCCAGTCACAAAGAGATGTTTCTAAATAGTTCAAATACTTGTGGTGGAAACAGTCCTTATACGGAATCTCGAATATCACAATCTGGAATCGGTGAATCTTGAAATTGTGCACTTGATATTAAACACATTCCTAACTAAACAGAATGTAAATTCTGTGACTGACTGTAATAAACAATTGTTGTGGTTGATCACAGACTAAATGCAGCTTGAATTATTGATGACTTACATGATAGTCTTTGTACCAAGCTTCCAGTTTGTCCTGCAAAACACCGTACGGAGATGAGTTCACTAGTCTTCGTAAAGTGTCAGCCATAGCTGCAGATCTGCTGCTGTAATCCTGCTTCAGGACGTCCCAGTGCACTTAATCCAGCAGCGCGGGTGCGCGCTTTGTATTTATACTGCTAGTAAAAGCCCATCATTCACAGCCTTGACTTTCAACGAAACCATGGACGCGCTTTTAGTTGTAGCAACGGTTTGAGGAAATATAGCTCTATAAGCACAACGTGGACAGCCTGAAGCATACGAGCTGTTTGTTTTAACACGGCCTCTTATTATGTTACTGAGTGTCTCTGTCTGAGGGTGAAGCTCAGTTCTCAGTGATGAAATCTCACACTGTTAAGTGGGTGTCAGATGTCAAGTGCAGGAAGATCTTTATTTACATTCTCTTGAAGAGCAGGTGTAATGCCTTAATTGATTTTCCGTCATTTAACTTTATACCACGTGACTGTTCTGatcacaaattaaatgaaaataaacaattttaagtAATAGCCTACGTTGTAGCTATTGCATTGAGTTATCCAGCAACTGGTGAGACAAAGTGGTAACACAGGGGTAAACACTACAATAATGTAATAAACGTTAAATAACATAACTGCAACACAAAACACGAAAAGTACACATTACTGATAAATTTatagtaaagtaaaaaaataaaaataaataaatgactgttTACGCAGTGAAATGTTACTATAATGCttactatttaataaaaaacaatattttactgtaaaagtaTTCTCTGAaaagtatacactaccagtcaaaagtttttgaacagtaagatttttaatgtttttttaagaagtctcttctgctcaccaagcctgcacttatttgatccaaagtacagcaaaaacagtaacattttgttttctatttaaatatatttttaaagtaatttattcctgtgatttcaaaactgaatttttagcattattagccagtcttcagtgtcacatgatccttcagaaatcattccaatatgctgatttgctgttcaagaaacatttttcattatcattgtcattaataaaaaaagttatactttaaggattctttaataaatggaaagatccaaagatcagcatttaaaacgcttttgtaacataatacactgtaccattcaaaagcttggaggcagtataacttttttgttttgttttggtgttttttttttatagaaatgatagaaattaatattatatgatatattaatgatagaaattaatatacattaatatttttatttagcaagatgcattaaattgaaaagtgatgataaagacaagaagatttctatttcagataaatgctgttcttctgaagcttctattcatcaaagaaacctgaaaaaattctaatgttgttttcaacataataataataaatgttttttgggcagcaaatcagaatattacaatgatttctgaaggatcgtgtgactgcagtaatgattctaaaagttagctttgaaatcacaggaataaataacattttaaaatgtattcaattagaaaactgtttattttaaatagtatttcacaatattactgctttcgctgaatcaaataaatccaggcttggtgcagaagagacttctttaaaaaagacaaaaaaaaaataaaaatttgactggtgtatatgtttaattaaaaaacaacaacaacaaagatttaacaatatttacagtacattcaTAGTGCATGTATGtcttttaaataagtttaacCCTTTGTTGTAGcctatttacttaaaaaacaaaaaacaaaaaaaattaaaaccaaaatatttgtaaaaagaaataaggatataatagcatttttttttttttttttcatttttatttcatgatgTGCTCTGTCTTTATTTGTACTTTCCTTATACGGCGAGTCTCTGTGATTCACAACTGGCTCTTTATAGCGGAGGAACAAACCATCTAACATATCAGTTCGCGTATCCTTAAAAGTAACTCGTCCCCTTTTTAACATTGTcttatatttatacaaaatttaatttttcagtatAGACATGTTTGAAGCGTGTAATCCATGTGAAGGTTTGGCTATTTGTGACTGTTGTTCGGATAACGGTCCTCTCGCAGTGGTTTCTCCTCAGGCTGAGTGAAGCTGTCAGTACAGGGGTCTGGAGAGGGAGGGTCAACATGGCGTCGGAGCAGGTCTGTTTTCAATGTgaattgtaaatgttttctcttttgCATTGATTTTCAGTCGATTCTGAGCGTTAAAACGAGCGAGGtataataactttaaaattcAAACGATGTCTATGGCGATGTACGTGAATGAATAACAATCATCTGCGTGATTTATGCCCTCTCCGACCGTTTATGGAAAAATTGACTCATTATTGCAGGGTTACAGTTTGCTGTGGTTGTAGTGAATGGTGATACTTTGGggcttcaaaataaaactattcgCTCGTGTTTATTACAGAGGAAGAGCTGcgtgtcatttatttttaggcATACAGACACACGGACTCATTTACTGCATTCCTAAACGCAGCAACACTGCTTTCTTTTTTAGCCGTCACACTGTAATGGCATGGATgtgtttattgttaattaattcTAAATGAAGATGCATTGGGCtgaaaaaagtgtgaaatttTTGTGATACAGTAGGTTTAGgtatatatgttatttttttgcatattacCAAATCAGACTGCCTCAGTAACGCCactgaattttaaaatcatgtatGTCACTGTCTACTACTCTTTCCAAAAATAGATATACTAAATACTCCAAAAGATAAGTATAAAGTACTGAGAATATGAAGTACTTTTATTACACTGTAATTAGAAGATTTAAGAATGCTTAAAACTAACGTTGAgttacataattaaatatatttgaaatatgaaacttaatgtttattttaaaaatagattaaaaaaaatagatttgttAGAATTTACATTAtacaaattgataaaaagttatatgtgttggttaaattaaaatcaaaatgttttgacattttgtgGTTGTCAATTATTAGTGAACATGTTAAAATGAACTACACCACTGTTTATTATGCTGTTATACCTGTGTAAACTTGAGAATTAAGTTAACCTTGAAAACAGTTTCTTAAAAGTAAttggaaaaatatatacagtttaaGTGTGGCTTAAGTACATTGACATACTGTAAGTACAAAGACATACTGGCATAATTGAAAATTTAAACCCAAATTTAGCACTGAAGcctaaaaatattgtaaatccAAATCATTTGAGTAAAGCTGAGTATTGCTATATTTTGAAGGGGTTTTTGTATAGTAAACCACTTGTAGTAGTAATTGAGTTAATGTGCAGTAACAGACCATCTAATGAACCATCTTCTTTTTTCCTTATGTCCACAGGAAATCCCAAATGCGCCGGTGAAGAAGTCCATGAGGGAGAAGGCTATCGAACGCAGATCAGTTAATAAAGAGCACAACAGTAATTTTAAGGCAGGATATGTGCCGATTGAAGAGGAGAGACTCCACAAAACAGGACTGAGGGGTCGCAAAGGCATTATTGCCATTGGCATAATCATCCTACTGTTTCTGCTTGCGCTCATCAACCTCATTGTGAGTTTATCTGTCCTTTGTTGTGTCTGTGATAGTAAAATGATAGGATATGCGGAAAAATTAGCATCCaataattttggaaaaaaagataCATCAAGATAATAGTAAGAAATTTTCTTGAGTTATATCTCTACTGCTCACTGAATACAGAGACACTTATACGTTATCTGTGTTTCATAGATAACACTGGTGATATGGACAGTCATACGGATAGGTCCTGGAGGTTGTGAAAGTATGGAATTTCATGAGAGCGGACTGCTACGCTTCAAACAGAAGGCTGATATGGGCGTTGTCCACCCACTTCACAAAAGCACAGTGGGTGGCAGGAAGGACCAGGACCTTGTCATTACTGGCAACAATAACCCAGTCAGTGAGCATAGTATCTGTctttgtttaaacatttatcTCTACACTCGGGTGATGATTCGAGAAAGTGTATTGATTTAGATGTTCTCTGTGTGAAAAACAGGTGGTGTTCCAGCAGGGCAACACCAAGCTGAGCGTAGAGGAAGATAAGACGTCTATTGTCAGCGACTTGGGCATCTCCTTCACTGACCCCCGCACTCAGACGACTTTCTTTAGCACTGACTTTGAGAACCATGAGTTCCACCTGCCCAAAGAGGTCAAGGTTCTCAACGTGAAGAAAGCCTCTAC
This is a stretch of genomic DNA from Labeo rohita strain BAU-BD-2019 chromosome 20, IGBB_LRoh.1.0, whole genome shotgun sequence. It encodes these proteins:
- the sgcb gene encoding beta-sarcoglycan, whose translation is MASEQEIPNAPVKKSMREKAIERRSVNKEHNSNFKAGYVPIEEERLHKTGLRGRKGIIAIGIIILLFLLALINLIITLVIWTVIRIGPGGCESMEFHESGLLRFKQKADMGVVHPLHKSTVGGRKDQDLVITGNNNPVVFQQGNTKLSVEEDKTSIVSDLGISFTDPRTQTTFFSTDFENHEFHLPKEVKVLNVKKASTERITSNASSDLTIKGDGKAIIRGNEGVYIMGKTVEFSMGGGIELKAENSIILNGSVMFSPSRIPNSSLGGDLYFNEVLERYKLCMCADGTLFRVQVKYSNMGCQTSDNPCGAAH